The Ovis aries strain OAR_USU_Benz2616 breed Rambouillet chromosome 6, ARS-UI_Ramb_v3.0, whole genome shotgun sequence genome includes a window with the following:
- the DSPP gene encoding dentin sialophosphoprotein: MKIIVYFCIWAVAWAIPVPQIKPLERHAVDKTVNLNLLAKSKVPIQDALNANDTTKESGGLMHENDRERQQDIQDGYKGERNGSEWAEVGGKSSSTGSVLVNEKGNTEDLKGGTRKPETYDQDGIQGKEDSITANGLRGQVSIIHDAGAANGSHIDGITENNSQNAGVGNTSQSEDATVVQEDGHQVAGSSNSTGQEVEINGNSCRNGADTSETTPQRDERNGNEEAGVLPGGSGAGNGEDVGLDNFEGSPSGNGADEDEDKGSGDDEGKEIGNGEKGSDTSKGQEGQSHGEEDDEDNSLGQNSVSSEDDGPGDKEDAHVIDGDNISKSEEDSAGIPENNDSQKTEDTQKPSHRENKAVENRITEKSEPPAIGKSHNKGMEMESPSSGHRNNVTKEAGKVNEDKESKGQHGMIVGKGNVKRQGEIDIIQGAGQKLESGNKPGPSKTHSDSNSDGYDSYEFDGESMQGDDPNSSDESNGSDDANSEDDNNHSSRGDTSYNSDESNDNGSDSGSKGDDDGSDNTSDANDNDSDGNDNNGGDDNGKSGNSKDTSDSSDSSDSNDSSDSSDSSDSSDSDSKSDSDSSDSSDSSDSSDSSDSSDSDSKSDSDSSDSSDSDSKSDSDSSDSSDSSDSSDSSDSSDSSDSSDSDDSSDSSDSDSSDSSDSSDSSDSSDSSDSDSKSDSDSSDTDSSDSSDSDSKSDSDSNDSSDSSDSSDSSDSSDSSDSDSKSDSDSSDTDSSDSSDSSDSSDSSDSDSKSDSDSSDSSDSKSDSSDGSDSSNSSDSDSKSDSDSSDSSDTSDSSDSSDNSESSDSSESDSKSDSDSSNSSDSSDSSDSSDSSDSSDSKSDSDSSNSSDSDSKSDGDSSDSSDSSDSSDSSDSSDSSDSSDSDSSDSDSKSDSDSSDSSDSDSKSDSSNSSDSKSDSSDSSDSSDSSDSSDSKSDSSDSSNSSDSDSKSDGDSSDSSESSDSSDSSDSSDSSDSSDSDSSNSDSSDSDSKSDSDSSDSSDSDSKSDSDSSDSSDSSDSSDSSDSDSKSDSDSSDSSDSSDSNDSDTKSDSDSSNSSDSSDSSDSSDSSDSSDSSDSSDSKSDSDSSDSSDSSDSSDSDSKSDSESSDSSDSNDSSDSKSDGDSSDSSDSSDSSDSSDSSDSDPKSDSDSSDGSASESKPGNGNNNGDSSDSDSDSEGSDSNHSTSDD, encoded by the exons gatcattgtatatttttgcatttGGGCAGTAGCATGGGCCATTCCA GTCCCTCAAATCAAGCCGTTGGAGAGACATGCTGTTGACAAAACTGTGAATTTAAATCTTCTAGCAAAATCAAAAGTGCCAATACAG GATGCATTAAATGCCAATGATACCACCAAAGAAAGTGGTGGCCTCATGCATGAAAATGATCGAGAAAGGCAACAGGATATCCAAGATGGTtacaaaggagagagaaatggttCTGAGTgggcagaggtgggagggaaaAGTTCTTCTACAGGTTCCGTGTTAGTAAATGAAAAGGGGAATACAGAGGATCTAAAGGGGGGCACAAGAAAACCAGAAACATACGACCAGGATGGGATCCAAGGAAAAGAAGACAGCATCACTGCAAATGGCCTCAGGGGACAAGTAAGCATCATCCACGATGCTGGAGCAGCAAATGGGAGCCATATTGATGGGATTACTGAGAACAACTCCCAAAATGCAGGTGTTGGAAATACAAGTCAAAGTGAGGACGCCACTGTTGTCCAAGAAGATGGACATCAAGTAGCTGGAAGCAGTAATAGTACAGGTCAGGAGGTGGAAATCAATGGGAATTCCTGTAGAAATGGGGCTGACACAAGTGAAACAACACCTCAGAGAGACGAGAGAAATGGGAATGAGGAGGCAGGGGTATTGCCAGGGGGGAGTGGAGCTGGAAATGGAGAAGATGTTGGTTTGGATAATTTTGAAGGAAGTCCTAGTGGGAATGGAGCAGATGAAGATGAAGACAAGGGCTCTGGTGATGATGAAGGTAAAGAAATAGGGAATGGAGAAAAGGGTAGTGATACCAGCAAGGGCCAGGAGGGTCAGTCTCATGGGGAAGAGGATGATGAGGACAATAGCTTAGGTCAAAATTCAGTTAGTAGTGAAGATGATGGCCCTGGGGACAAAGAAGACGCCCATGTCATTGATGGAGACAACATCTCCAAGAGTGAGGAAGATTCTGCCGGTATTCCAGAAAACAATGATAGCCAGAAAACAGAGGATACTCAAAAACCCAGTCACAGAGAGAACAAAGCTGTGGAAAACAGAATCACTGAAAAGTCAGAGCCACCTGCTATTGGGAAGAGCCACAATAAG GGAATGGAAATGGAAAgtcccagcagtggccacagaaacaATGTTACCAAAGAAGCTGGGAAAGTGAATGAAGATAAAGAGAGTAAAGGCCAACATGGAATGATTGTGGGCAAAGGAAATGTCAAGAGACAAGGAGAGATTGACATTATACAAGGAGCTGGACAGAAACTGGAATCTGGAAATAAGCCTGGACCCAGCAAAACACACAGTGACAGTAACAGTGATGGATATGACAGTTATGAGTTTGATGGTGAATCCATGCAAGGAGATGATCCCAACAGCAGTGATGAGTCTAATGGCAGTGACGATGCCAATTCTGAAGATGATAATAATCACAGTAGCCGAGGAGATACTTCTTATAACTCTGATGAATCAAATGACAATGGCAGTGACAGTGGCTCCAAAGGAGATGATGATGGTAGTGATAACACATCAGATGCTAATGATAATGATAGTGATGGCAATGATAACAATGGAGGTGATGACAATGGCAAATCAGGCAACAGCAAAGATACATCAGACAGCAGCGACAGCAGTGACAGTAATGACAGCAGCGACAGCAGTGACAGCAGCGACAGCAGTGACAGTGACAGTAAATCAGACAGTGACAGCAGTGACAGTAGTGACAGCAGTGACAGCAGCGACAGCAGTGACAGCAGCGACAGTGACAGTAAATCAGACAGTGACAGCAGTGACAGCAGCGACAGTGACAGTAAATCAGACAGTGACAGCAGTGACAGTAGTGACAGCAGTGACAGCAGCGACAGCAGTGACAGTAGTGACAGCAGCGACAGCAGTGACAGTGACGACAGCAGTGACAGCAGTGACAGTGACAGCAGCGACAGCAGTGACAGCAGTGACAGTAGTGACAGCAGCGACAGCAGTGACAGTGACAGTAAATCAGACAGCGACAGCAGTGACACTGATAGCAGTGACAGCAGTGATAGTGACAGTAAATCAGATAGTGACAGTAATGACAGCAGTGACAGCAGCGACAGCAGTGACAGTAGTGACAGCAGCGACAGCAGCGACAGTGACAGTAAATCAGACAGTGACAGCAGTGACACTGATAGCAGTGACAGCAGTGACAGTAGCGATAGTAGTGACAGCAGCGATAGTGACAGTAAATCAGACAGTGACAGTAGTGACAGCAGTGACAGCAAATCAGACAGTAGCGATGGTAGCGACAGCAGCAATAGCAGTGACAGTGACAGCAAATCAGACAGTGACAGCAGCGACAGTAGTGACACTAGTGACAGCAGTGACAGCAGCGACAatagtgaaagcagtgacagcagtgaaagtgacagtaaatcagacagtgacagcagcaacagcagtgacAGCAGTGACAGTAGTGACAGCAGCGACAGCAGTGACAGCAGTGACAGCAAATCAGACAGTGACAGCAGCAATAGCAGTGACAGTGACAGTAAATCAGACGGTGACAGCAGCGACAGCAGTGACAGCAGTGACAGTAGTGACAGTAGTGACAGCAGTGACAGCAGTGACAGCAGCGATAGTGACAGCAGCGACAGTGACAGTAAATCAGACAGTGACAGCAGTGACAGCAGTGACAGTGACAGTAAATCAGACAGTAGCAACAGTAGTGACAGCAAGTCAGACAGTAGTGACAGCAGTGACAGCAGCGATAGTAGTGACAGCAGTGACAGCAAATCAGACAGCAGTGACAGCAGCAATAGCAGTGACAGTGACAGTAAATCAGACGGTGACAGCAGCGACAGCAGTGAGAGTAGTGACAGTAGTGACAGTAGTGACAGCAGTGACAGCAGCGACAGCAGCGATAGTGACAGCAGCAATAGTGACAGCAGCGACAGTGACAGTAAATCAGACAGTGACAGCAGTGACAGCAGCGACAGTGACAGTAAATCAGACAGTGACAGCAGCGACAGCAGCGACAGCAGCGACAGTAGTGACAGCAGCGACAGTGACAGTAAATCAGACAGCGACAGTAGTGACAGCAGTGACAGTAGTGACAGCAATGATAGCGACACTAAATCTGACAGtgacagcagcaacagcagcgaCAGCAGCGACAGCAGTGACAGCAGCGACAGTAGTGACAGCAGTGACAGCAGCGACAGCAGTGACAGTAAATCAGACAGCGACAGCAGTGACAGCAGTGACAGCAGCGACAGCAGTGACAGTGACAGTAAATCAGACAGCGAGAGTAGTGACAGCAGCGACAGTAATGACAGCAGTGACAGCAAATCAGACGGTGACAGCAGTGACAGCAGCGACAGCAGTGACAGCAGTGACAGCAGTGACAGCAGCGACAGCGACCCTAAATCCGACAGTGACAGCAGCGATGGCAGCGCCAGCGAGAGCAAGCCTGGTAATGGCAACAACAATGGAGATAGTAGCGACAGTGATAGTGACAGCGAAGGCAGTGACAGTAATCACTCAACAAGTGACGATTAG